A segment of the Odoribacter splanchnicus DSM 20712 genome:
AGAATGTTTCGAACAAATAAAAAAACTGCTCACCTTTATCCCCTGGAACAATCAACGTAAAGCGAAAGCCTTTCCGTCAAAAGCTCCGAAAGCAGAATACAATATCGAAAAAATCCTTCCTGCAGATCCTACCCAGCCTTATGATGTAAGAGATATTATCAAAGCCGTTGCCGACGATTCCGATTTCTTCGAGGTACAACAGGACTTTGCACAGAATATCGTTGTCGGATTCGGTCGGGTAGATGGAGAAACGATCGGTTTCGTAGCCAATCAACCCTTGGTATTAGCCGGTGTATTGGATTGCGACTCTGCCGATAAAGCAGGCCGGTTTATCCGTTTCTGCGACGCATTCAATATTCCGATCGTGACCTTCGAAGACATGCCGGGATATCTACCGGGCGTTGAACAGGAACATATGGGTGTGATCCGCCACGGAGCAAAAGTATTGTATGCTTATAGTGAAGCTACCGTACCTAAAGTGACGGTAATCCTGCGTAAAGCTTACGGTGGTGGATACATCGCCATGAACTCACGCCACCTGAAAGCCGACTTTATGTTTGCCTGGCCGACAGCCGAAATCGCCGTAATGGGACCGGAAGGGGCTGCTAACATTATTTTCCGTAAAGAAATAAAAGAATCTGCTAATCCGGAAGAAACACGGAAGCAGAAAGTTGCCGAATATCGCGAGAAATTTGCTAATCCTTATGTAGCAGCTTCCAAAGGATATATCGACTCGGTGATCGAACCGTCGGAAACACGCCTGTTATTGAAACATTCTATCGAAGTCTCCGGTAATAAAACCGTTATGACACCTGCTAAGAAACACGGAATTCCTCCGTTCTAACAGTGTTCAGAGTTTATAAAGTCCAGGAATTCCCGGACTTTTAAACTGAAAGACTTAAAAGTTTCAGAACCACTAAAAAGGAGGTAAAATGACTGTTAAATATGAAAAATTCCTGCTGAATGGCGTAGAATATAAAACTCAGCTTACCCAGAAATGGGTAAACCGAAAAAAATGGGAAGAACCGAATCCCTATCTGCTGACTTCACACATTCCGGGAACCATTATGCAAATCGAAGTGAAAGAGGGCCAGGAAGTCCAGGAAGGAGATGTTCTTCTGATTCTTCAGGCTATGAAGATGAATAACAAACTGGCTGCACCATTTTCGGGTAAAATCAAAAAAATATATGTCAACTCAGGAGATAAAATTCCGAAGGGGACATTGATGATCGAAATGGAAGAAAATGAAGCTGTCTGAATACAGCTGATCTGTTATGCTGATGTGCTAATATGTAAATGTGCCGACCACAGGAGCGTATTAACATATCAGCATTTGTATTTATAATAATGGCAGGTATAATGAATTGGTAAAGTTGATAAAGTCCAAAGACTTTATCAACCAATTTAATTCTGCAATTTATGTCGTTACAAAGATTTCAAAGGTTACAAGGATCTTAGACGTGAATCCTGACCATTATAACCGTTGTAACTTTTGTAACTGTTGTAAGTGAAAAGGTATGAGTTTTTTTGTCGCTAAAAATATTATTAAAAATTATGCCAATCACCGGGCTTTGGACGATGTATCTATCGAAATCCCGGAAGGAGCTATTTATGGATTGTTAGGCCCCAACGGAGCCGGAAAGACTTCTCTGATCCGAATTATAAACCAGATTACAGGACCGGATTCGGGTGAACTTTATTTTAAAGACCATAAACTGGAACCTGCCGACATGAACCGCATCGGTTATCTGCCTGAAGAAAGAGGCCTCTATAAAAAGATGAAAGTCGGTGAACAGGCCGTTTATCTGGCTCGTCTGAAAGGAGTGAGTCGTCATGACGCGATTCAACAATTGAAAGCCTGGTTCGAGAAATTCGGAATCGAGGCCTGGTGGGATCGGAAAGTAGAAGAATTATCCAAAGGAATGGCCCAAAAGGTGCAATTCATCACCACCGTCCTGCACGAACCGGAAATGCTGATTTTTGATGAACCGTTCAGCGGATTCGACCCCATCAATGTCGAACTCCTGAAAAAAGAAATACTGGAACTGCGCAAAAAAGGAACGACCATTATTTTTTCCACCCACAATATGGCTTCCGTCGAGGAAATCTGTAGCCATATTGCCTTGATTAACAAATCAAAAAAAATTATCGAAGGCCCGATCAATCAGATCCGGAATAAGTATGCCAACAATACTTACCGACTCATCTGTAAATATCAACCGGATTTTCATCCGCAAGAAGTGATCGGAGAAGAATATGAGCTGCTTTCCGAAAAGATAGAAGACGGACAACACGAACTGGTCCTGCAACGCCTCGCGGCTTGTCCTACCAATACTTTATTACGTCGTCTGCTCGACAAAACCGATATTATCTCTTATCAAAAGGTCATACCGGGAATGAACGATATCTTTATCAAATTAGTGAAAGGAGAAATGGTTAACGACATCAAACAGGAAGAATAATCCACTTCGTAAACCCCAAATCATAAATCTGAAATGAATAAAACGCTTATCATCATAGGACGCGAATTTACAACCAGAGTACGGAAAAGAAGTTTTCTGGTACTGACACTCGTCGTTCCCATTCTTTTAGCCGGTTTTTATGCTTTCCTGATGTGGATGCTTCTGAAAGACGACACACAGGACCGTAAAATTGCAGTGATCAATCAGTCAGTACTCGAGACACCATTCGAGCAAATCAACAACAATACATTCGAATATCTGAATACCCCGGTCGATGAATCGGGAGCTTCGGAATTTCTCCGGCAACATGACTATTACGCCCTGATTTCAATCCCGGAAAATATTATGGATCACCCGGAAATTCCGGTCTATTCTTTCTCTCAGGTTCCTATGGAATTGAAAAATGAAATCGCGGCCCAATTGCGCAAAAAAATTGAAGACATAAAAAGAGCAAAAGTCATTGCCGAATCACAAGTCCCCGATTTGGAAGAACAATTATCGGCCACACAAACACCTGTACTGGTGCGTACGTTAAAGATCACCGACTCGGGCGAAGCCAAAGAAAGCTCGTCGGAAGTCGCTTCGGCTATCGGATTGATCGGCGGCATGATTATCTACTTCTTTATATTCATGTATGCCTCTCAAGTCATGAAAGGAGTGATCGAAGAAAAAACAAACCGGATTATCGAGGTATTGGTCTCTTCTGTCAAACCGTTTCAATTTCTGTTAGGTAAAATCATCGGAGTAGCAGCTGTCGGCCTCGTACAATTCCTGATTTGGGTAGTATTCGGCCTTGTGCTGATCCTGGTCATGCAAACATTCTTCCTGCCGGGCATCGATCTGGAAGCACTGAGAAATGCCGGCAACCTGGCCGGCGGCCTGCCGGATATAGCCGGTACAGGGAATCTGAGCGCTGAAAAAATGCAAATCATCCAAAAGGTTGCGATGACCATCGACCCGATCTTTATCATTAAATTCCTGGCCTCTTTCTTATTCTATTTTATCGGAGGCTACCTGTTATATGCTTCTTTATTCGCCGCTATCGGTGCTGCCGTCGATAACGAAACCGATTCGCAACAATTCCTGACCCCTTTGTCGATTATCCTCGTCATCGGGTTATACATCGGTTTCGCCGCCATGAAAAGTCCCGAATCCCCGATGGTATTCTGGAGTTCGTTGATCCCGTTCACCTCACCGATCGTTATGCTGGTCCGTATCCCCTTCGGAGTACCGACCTGGGAAATCCTGACCTCTATGGCATTATTAATCGTCAGTTTTATCTTTTTTACCTGGCTATCCGGAAAAATTTACCGCATCGGTATTTTAATGTATGGCAAAAAAGTCACTTGGAAAGAACTTTACAAATGGCTGAAATATTAACCTCTCCCGGGATTCCGGGACGGACTTTTCGTCCCATTTTAAGCAAGCTCTCTTTTCACCTACTTCTAAAATAAAAGATAAGCAATGTTACAGCGGTTTCTATGGTTACTCCTTAACCACTGTAACCATTGCAACTAACAAAATACCGGGCAGTAAGTCTGATATAAAACCGGACAAAAGGTCCGTCCCGGAATCCCAAATTTTTCGACCGATAAGGATTTTCTGCGTTATATTAGTGAATCCACAAAATAAATTATGGAAACACTAGAAATACAAAAATTAATTCAACAAAGCAGACGGCAAGACAGCTATGCTTTCAGTCTCCTCGTAAGACAATATCAGGATTTTGTATTTCGCCTTGCTTTTAGACTCCTTTGTAATTATGAAGAAGCCCAGGACATCACACAAGAAACATTTATCCGGGTCTGGACTCATCTTCCCCAATTCAATTTGCAAGCAAAATTTACAACCTGGTTATATAAAATCACCGTCAATCTCTGTTACGATTCATTGCGTTCGTATAAAAAGCGCCCGATCGTACATGATTCGGAAATTGATTTTCTAAAAGCTTATCAACAACTTTCCGATGAAAATTTGGAGAACAAAGTGATGAATGAGGAGTTGATCCAGATCATCCTTTACCTCACTCAAGAATTGACGCCCAAGCAAAAATTGATCTTTACATTATGGGACCTGGAAGGGCTGGAGGCTGAGGAAGTGAAAGATATCAGCGGGCTCAGCAGTGCTAAAATAAAAAGTAATTTATATCTGGCACGGAAATACATACGGGAAAGAATCGAAAAATTAAACCTATAAATCCTATGGACAAGTACAATGCTATTCTGAATAAATTACAACACACTGCTCCGATAGTCACTGATCCCGAAGGATTGACCCAACGGATTATGAAGGAAATCGAGCAGCCTGTAATCCGTAGAAGATCTAAAATACGAATTATAATGACGGGTATAGCTGCTTCGGTATTATCGGTATGGATGATCGATGAAATAAATTACCGACCGGTCGTCTCACCGACAACAAAAACAGAGGAAATAAATCGTCCGCCCGATAATGCCGACCGTTCGTATATTCCGGCCGAACTTTCCAGCCAGGAAAAAAGGACGATATTCTATTCTGAACTAAAAAGCAGAATGAATAAACAACAAAAGATCAAACAACTCATCCAAAAAATTCAAGATTATGAAACGAAATAATTTATATCTCAGCCTGATATTGGTGGTATTTACCCTTTTTTCCTGCACCCATCGATCTTACCGAATGCAAACCCAAGTCAACCGGGACGGTTCTTGTGTCCGTTCCATTTCGGTGGAGACCCGGGATTCTGCTTTTATTGCCGGAGATACGACTGCGAATCCGCTTCCTATCCAACTCGACACGACCTGGACCGTCGAATGCTATAACGGACAACAAAAAGTAACATGGCCTGTTGTAAATTTCGCTTTATTCCAAACAGATACATTACCCCGCCTGACAATTGTCGCTTCCCGTCGCTTCCCGTCAGTCGAGGCCATGGCTGAAAATTTTCATTTTAATCACGGATTATGGAGTGTTTGTAAACCTTCTATCATTTTCAAGAAGGAATTCAGATGGTTTTACACCTATTATTCTTATACCGAAACCTATCCCCCATTTTCAGTCCTCACCAAGATTCCGTTGGATCATTATCTTACCTCCGAGGAACAGACACTATGGTTTCAGGGAAATGATCCGGCTTTTCAAGGGAAAAACGGCACTGAACTATGCGATTTATTGTCAAAAATCGAACCTAAAGCCTATCTTTGGCTAAATCACAATCTTTTTGCCGAAAGTTATGCAGCTATCGACCGGCTTCTTCCCGACCATCCGTTCAAAAACCGTTTCGAAGCTGCCAGAGACTCTATTTTCCGGCTGAACCAGGACAAATACGATGCCCTCGATGCAAAACTTCCCGAGATGTTGGACAACTATTTTAAAACCGATTATTTTAGCCGGCACGGACAACGGATAGACTCACTCGACGACCCGGAATTAAACCATAAACTCGATTCTCTGGATCTCTATGAAATTACTTTTCAATATGAATTGCTCTTACCGGGAAAAATTCTCTCGAGCAACACCCGGCAAACCACCGCAGGTAAACTGTCCTGGCAACTCGATGCCTATCGTTTCCTGCCGCAAGATTACGTCATGACAGCGCAATCCCGTGCAATAAATGTATGGGCTTTCGCCCTTACTGCCCTTTTGCTGCTCACCGCCCTATATTTTATATGGAAAAGAAAGTGAAATACTATTTTTTGTATAAATTTGTTACAATACCATATCCTTTATTGCTATGCTTAGATCCGCCCATCAACAATCTATTACAAATAGAGGAGATGAATTTGAACGTTTAGATGAAATTATTAAGCAAAATAAGGATTTTCAATTCTACTTTGATTATACTCATAATTTTTTTAAACTAAATCCTCTTATTCCTCGTAGTCAAACATTTCTAATTGAAGATAATAAAATTTTATGTGGTTCTCCTCTCGATAATAAAATGATAATGAATATATTTATCGATTATATAAAGAATTAAATATGAAAAAAACAGTTTATATATGTTTATTACTATTGGTATTATCTTGTACCTCCAGAGAAAAACCATATTCATGTAAACTAGTTGAGTTACAAGATTTAAATACTTTTCCTGTCATCGATTTAACACCGACTTCTATCGCATTAACGGATACGACATTATTGAATCCTGAAAAAATCTGGATTTCAGATACCTTATTGATTATCAAAGATGCAGAAACGGACGAGAATAAATTCTTGAAATATTATTCCCTAAATTCTTTCCATTTATTAAAAACCTACGGAAGTATAGGACGGGGACCCAATGAATATCTAACGCCGAGGGTTTACCGGCATTCCCCGAATAAATTTCTTATTATTGAAAAACTAAGATATACTTTATTTTGTACCGATAGCTTATTCTCCAATCCTCTATACACCCCAGAGAAAATCAATGTCAGAGTGGGATTGACAGCTGCGGATTGTGTATATTTAATCAACGATTCGACCATTTTTGCAAATTCAGGTATGTCCGATTATCAATTTTCCATTGCCAATATTTCCAGTAATCGATATTTATTAAATTACAAGAATTATCCTTCCATAATAAAAGAAAAAAAGATTACCGATTTTATAGCCAATTCGAATATCTATCATGCATTTTACATATTGAAACCGAATACGATGGATTCTGTTGCCATTATTTACAGGCATTTCCCCATCATCGATATTATTTCATTAAATAATTTAGAATCGACCCGTTACCAATTTCCCATCGATAAATCTGTAAATAAAGTTACCGTCCTGGACAAATTAAATGCCCGGGTTGAAGAGGAAGTCAACTACTATAAAAACTATTTCAGCACGGACAACTATATCTATTTATTATACTGCGATTCTAAAAATAAAGATTTATCGATCTCCAATAATAATTTTGAAATACACCAATTCGACTGGCAGGGCCGTTTTTTGAAAAGATATCGTTTGAACCGTTATATTTTAAGCTTCTGTGTCGATGAAAAATCCAACCGAATATACGCAATCAGTTTCCAAAACAATAAGAATTTCTCTCCGGAGATACTCTGTTATTCGTTATCTTCAACGAATTAAGGATATTTGCGAAAACGGGGAAATCTGTCATCCGAATTTAATTACGTACCTTTCCCAACACCAATACAGGATTATCATCATCGGCTATTGCATTATACCAATCATGGTAAGGGGAATTTGCTGATTTTATCCTTTCCCGAAATTTCATTGCAGAAAAAGATTGACAAAGATAATGCTCAGAAACTTCGAACAGATAATCCTCCAATTCAAAGTCAAGGTCGTCGAAATAAATACTCTTTACTTTGAATAAACCATCGTTCAGTTTATCGAATACATAAGTTTCAGGATCCCGGTTTTCGTCGTAAGTAATTATATTTTTACCAAATCTGGAATCAGCCATCCGGATGAATAAACGATCGAATAAGATGAACCGAGAAGTTTCAACTATCATTTCAATTTCTTCTCCTTTTTCATCAGGCTTGAATTCTTTCAAATAATATCCTGCATGAAAATAATATTCGGGTTTTCTTGTATCGGCAGTTATCCGATACAAAGTATCCGTTATCCCTGACATATAGTGAACAAATCCTCCCGCTATCCCCAGATAAGAATGATTCTTCTGACGCTCCTCCCGACAAGTCTCTTTTTTAATCCCTCCCAGGAATTGTCCGGAAGAAGTAAGGGCATAAATTTCATAGGCTGCATCTTTCAATAACAAAGGAATACAATAAAGAACCGAATCACCGGCCAGTATCATCTTCTTCGGAAATCCGTAAATTCCGGGCAGGGAATTTTCATATTCTCCATTTTTCAAATTAATTACCTGGATACTATTTTGCCTTCCATAATCCGAAAAATACAATCGTTCGCCCGGTTCATCTACTGTGAGGGCTATAATATTCTGATATTCGCCCGGAGCACGTCCATAAGAAGCCAATTTACGGATATAAGTACCATCGGCGGCGAACTGATACATTTCTTCGTTTCCGTAAGTAATAATATACTTCTCTCCGGCCCATACCCGAAAATAATCGTTTAACAAAGCCTCTTCTTTCGTCTCCAAACGCACTAACCGGCTCTCACCGACCAATTGACTCCATTTCAAAACAGTGTCCTTTTCCACAGCTCTTGTATCCAGTCGTTTCACCCCGGAGCCGTTACCACATCCCACTACCACCCAAATAATCATCGAAATCAGAATATCTTTAAGCATAAATCGTGAACGCTTTATCCTGTACTGAAACTAACACCCAAATTCACATCCGAAAAAAATACCATCCTCTGAGAGAAGATGGTATCTTATTTCAGATTTTCAAAAATCAAATTTTATGGATTACTAAACCGGAACGAAGTTTCGGTTCGAACCAGGTAGTTTTCGGCGGCATGATATTACCGGTATCGGCAATATTCAGCAACTGTTCCATAGAAACCGGATACAGAGCGAAAGCCACTTTCATCTCCCCGCTGTCTACGCGTTTTTTCAGTTCACCTAATCCACGTATCCCCCCCACGAAATCGATTCGTTTAGAGGTACGCAAATCCTGAATATCGAGGATATCGGCCAACACATGTTTGGAAAGAATGGTCACATCCAATACTCCGATCGGATCGTTGTCATCATACGAACCTGCTTTAGCGGTCAGACGATACCACTTACCGCCCAGATACATACTGAACTCGTGCAATTTTGCCGGATGATAAATCTCGGTACCCATTTCCTTTACTTCGAAATGAGCGTTCAATTTCTCGAGCAACTGAGCTTCGGTCAGACCATTCAGATCTTTCACTACCCGGTTGTAATCGATAATCTTCAGCTGATGGTCGGGGAAATGTACGGCCATAAAGAAGTTGTACTCTTCTTTACCGGTATGATTCGGATTCTTTGCTGTATATTCGGCACCGATACGGGCAGCTGCAGCTGTACGGTGGTGTCCGTCGGCCACATAGGTGTTCGGCACTTTCGTTGCGAACAACTCTTCCAACCGTTTATTGGTTTCCGGACAGTTGATCGCCCAAAAATGGTGTCCGAACCCGTCTTCTGCCACAAAATCGTAGTCTGCTTTCTGATTCTTCACAATATCTTCAACGATAGCGTCAATTTCAGGCACGGCACGATAGGCAAAAAATACCGGTTCCAGGTTAGCATTCACATAACGGGTCAGCACCATCCGGTCCTCTTCTTTATCGGGACGGGTGAGTTCATGTTTTTTAATCACCCCGTTCATATAATCCTCACAGGCAGCACAACCGACAATACCGTATTGGGTACGGCCTTCCATGGTCTGAGCATAAATATAAAATTTCGCTTCCGGATCCTGTACCAACCATCCCTTGTCCTGAAACATTTTGAAATTTTCGACACTCTTATTGTAAACTTCTTCCGAGTGGATATCCGTTCCGGCAGGGCAATCGATTTCGGCCCGGGTAACATGCAGCAATGATTTCGGTTTTCCTGCAGCCATCTGTGCAGCTTCTTCCGAATTCATCACGTCATACGGGAGGCAAGCCAATTCCTCGCATACTTCCTGGTTAGGAGTACGTAAGCCTTTGAATGGTTTTACTATAGCCATAAAAATATTATTTATTTACTTTAAATTTAGCATCTCCATGTTCCAGGAAAGCCACAATTTGACGGGCAGCAGCCAAGCCTGCATTTACATTCGCTTCTTCAGTCTGAGCACCCATTTTCTTCGGAGTAAAGAAATAACGGCCTTCGAACTGGGCATATTCAGCGGCATTGTCCGGAGCGATATCGGAAATATATTTGAAATCGGGACGATCGGCCATCAATTTCACCAATTCTTCTTCATTGATCACTTCCTTACGGGCAGTGTTGATCAATACAGCTCCTTTCGGCATGCGATTCAACAATTCATAATTGATCGATTTCTTTGTCTTCTCGGTAGCCGGGATATGCAGAGATACATAATCACACATCGCATACATTTCTTCGGCAGAATGCAACGGAGTAGCCCCCGCAGCCTTGATTTGTTCATCGGTCATGAACGGGTCGAAAGCATACACTTCCATTCCGAAGCCTTTGGCAATACGTCCCACGTTTTGTCCCACGTTTCCGTAAGCATGTACACCGATTTTCTTTCCTTTCAGTTCATGCCCGGATTTACCGTTATAGAAATTACGAGCCAGATAAACAGCCATACCGAATACCAATTCAGCCACAGCATTCGAGTTCTGTCCCGGAGTATTCATAGCCACTACGCCATGATCGGTACAAGCCTGCAGGTCGATATTATCATAACCGGCTCCGGCACGTACAATTACTTTCAGTTTTTTAGCAGCATCGATCACTTCTTTTGTCGCTTTATCCGAACGGATGATCATAGCATCTACGTCGGCAACAGCAGCGATCAATTCTTCCGGAGAAGTATATTTTTCCAATAAAGCCAATTCATAACCCTGAGCTTCCACGATTTCGCGGATACCTTTTACTGCCACCGGAGCAAAAGGTTTATCGGTTGCAATCAGAACCTTTGTCATAACTACCAAAATTTACGATTAAGATTTACAATTTACGAGAGGCCTCAGCACGGTCGTAAATCGTAAATCTTTCATCTGAATTAATATTATTTATTTTTTATGTGCTTTTTCAAATTCCTGCATGGCAGCAATCAAAGCATTTACATCTTCCATCGTACAAGCATTGTAGGTAGAAGCACGGAAACCACCCACCAAACGGTGACCTTTCACGCCTACGATGTTTTTAGATTTACAGAAATCCAAAAATTCTTTCTCCAGTTCTTCATATCCTTCGGCTAACAAGAACGGAATATTCATACGAGAACGTGAACCTTCTTCAACAACAGCACGGAATACCGTATTGCGGTCGAATTCGCTGTACAATGCATTGCATCTTTCGATAGCACGTCTTTCCATAGCTTCAACACCGCCCATTTGTTTGATCCATTTCAGGGTCTGACCAACGGCAAAGATATTGATACAAGGAGGGGTATTGAACATAGATCCGTTATCGACATGAGTCTGATATTTCAGCATGGTCGGGATCTTGCGGTCAGCCACTACTTTATCCAGATAGTCGTTACGGATAATCACGAAAGTAGCACCGGCAGGTCCTAAGTTCTTCTGGCATCCGCCATAGATCATCATATATTTTTTTACGTCGATCGGACGACTACAAATATCGGACGACATATCGGCAATCAAGGGCACAGGGCTATCCAGATCTTCGAAAATCTCGGTACCACGGATCGTATTATTCGATGTAATATGCAGATAATCGACATCGGCAGGAATCTGGAATCCTTTCGGATAATAAGTAAAATTCCGGTCCTCAGAAGAAGCGATCACTTCAACTTCACCCCAAAGTTTAGCCTCAGCGATTGCTTTTTTAGACCAAACGCCGGTATTCACATAAGCCGCTTTTTTACCCAGGAAATTGTAAGGAATCATGCAGAACTGCATACTGGCACCACCACCCAAGAAAATAACAGAATAATTATCGGGGATATTCAACACTTCTTTGAACAGGGCGACAGTCTCATCATAAACAGCCTGAAAATCAGCTGAACGGTGAGATACTTCCAGAATAGACTGGCCACAATTCCCTAATTCCATCACAGCTTTTGCCGTATTTTCCAATGTCATATCCGGCAACTTACAAGGACCTGCGTTAAAAATATGT
Coding sequences within it:
- the serC gene encoding 3-phosphoserine/phosphohydroxythreonine transaminase, yielding MRKHIFNAGPCKLPDMTLENTAKAVMELGNCGQSILEVSHRSADFQAVYDETVALFKEVLNIPDNYSVIFLGGGASMQFCMIPYNFLGKKAAYVNTGVWSKKAIAEAKLWGEVEVIASSEDRNFTYYPKGFQIPADVDYLHITSNNTIRGTEIFEDLDSPVPLIADMSSDICSRPIDVKKYMMIYGGCQKNLGPAGATFVIIRNDYLDKVVADRKIPTMLKYQTHVDNGSMFNTPPCINIFAVGQTLKWIKQMGGVEAMERRAIERCNALYSEFDRNTVFRAVVEEGSRSRMNIPFLLAEGYEELEKEFLDFCKSKNIVGVKGHRLVGGFRASTYNACTMEDVNALIAAMQEFEKAHKK